ATGATGGATCTGATCTTGAAGTTGCTGAAGGAAAGGTTCGGGCAGGAGAGCTTGTTTTTCCCAAATAGTTCAAAACGATTTGTTGAGGTTCTCTGATATGATCATATGGCTGGTAGGGTTGTCCGGGTCAGGGAAGACAACCATTGGAAGAGAGATGTATAAGCTCTGGAAGCCTCATGCTCCAAATACCGTCATGGTTGATGGGGACGATGTCCGGAGGATACTTGGCTGTGATACCGAGCCCCGTGACTATACAATGGAGGGGCGAAGAAATCTGGCCATGCAATATGCTGAGATCTGTTTATGGCTGGATGAACAGGATATTAATGTGATCTGCTGTACCATCAGTAACTTTGAAGATATCTATATCAAT
The genomic region above belongs to Methanocalculus alkaliphilus and contains:
- a CDS encoding adenylyl-sulfate kinase — encoded protein: MIIWLVGLSGSGKTTIGREMYKLWKPHAPNTVMVDGDDVRRILGCDTEPRDYTMEGRRNLAMQYAEICLWLDEQDINVICCTISNFEDIYINNRERFSKYYQVFIDAPIELLKKRDPKGLYSRAAAGTETRVFRLTPPTTIT